The following DNA comes from Poecilia reticulata strain Guanapo linkage group LG16, Guppy_female_1.0+MT, whole genome shotgun sequence.
CGATTCCCGCCCCCTCCTGGTTGGCGTCCCACGACCTGCGCAGAGGATACGCCGCGGTGGGCGTGTCCGCCAGGTCCAGGTCACTTCCCACTGACAGCGAGCTCTGAGGAGAGATTCCTGGTTATTCCAGATGACAGGAGAGGCCTACACATCCAGAGCTGTAGGGAAACATCTCAACAAGATCTGGACAGCAGCCCCTGGTGGAGGACGCTGGATCTGCAGCTCATCGCCTTCAACAGGAACATGCAGTCACCTCTGACGTGGCGTTCACCAGCCGCTCCTTTGCCTTCAGCAGCGTTTCAGCCACCTGGGACTTCCTGGACTGCCTCTGATCGGACACTTTCCGACCGATCCCTCCGCCGGACCGGCGGTTTTCCACGCTGGCGGCGCGCCGGACCGATGCTCGGTGTTTGGTCGGGGtgaggagctgctgcagtttcCCTGCCAGGCCTCCGCGGCTCGGGGACGACACGTGGTTGGAGTTCTCATCTACGGTCCTGGCCTTGTTCTTTCCGCCGGAGCTCCCGGATCTGTTGGACCTGCGGTCGGAACGTAAATCCTGTCGGTCAGAATAAACTCAGAAAACTCGGCGGAACGAACACACCGACCTGCTGAGCCTCTCCTCCGGTTCACAGCTGCAGTCCAGCTCCGACTCGGTGTAGAAGGTGGAAAGGCAGACCTCACTGCGTCGCACCACCACTCCCCCAGGAGGCGCTGCAGGCGGAGCGGAGGCTTCTCTCCGTCCCAGCGGGGGCTTCCGGTGGACCGTGTCCCCGTTTGTCCCTGAACCGTGGAGGACGGGGGACTTCTTACAGACTGTGAGCCCTGAGGGCAGAAAGGGCATCAGGTCAGCTGATCTGTGGGTgctagggttagggttagctAGCAACCAGCTAGCTCTCTAGTTAGCAGAAAGCTAGCTGCTTTCTGCTAGCTTTCTgctagggttagggttagctAGCAAGCAGCTAGYTCTCTAGCTAGCAGTGCTCACCGCTGACTGTGGGCGTCTTCATGCTGCTGAGGCTGGAGCTCTTCACCAGCGACCCGGTCAGAGACTCGTGACTCGAGCTTTCGCTCAGGCCGCTCCAGCTAGACTGACGAATCAGAGCGGACTGTGGGCGGGGCTTCTGATCGGGCTCCATCATGGCTCCTGGCATGGAAACAGagatcatcttcatcaccttcaTCGCTTAGAGCCGTGACGTTTTATCCTGCAGGACGAACTACGAGACATCTGACCTCTGGAGCCCACAGAACCACTCTTCCGCCGCTGTTTGATTGGCTGCCTGAACTGAGCCACGGCCAATAGAACGTTCCGTAGCTTGGCCCAGCGGAGACGGCCGCCCTGATTGGTCGAGGGCCACTTACACTCCAGCACAGCCTGAGGAGGGAAAACAGCCGTCAGCCTGAAGCTTTATGGTGTGTGtctgtaataccttgtggggaccattttcctgacacatgcTACGCTGTGGGACCGAAGCCTGGGCCCCATAAGGGGAAACGCTGgttttgggtcaggggtcagatttaggactacggtgtgaattgagtttcgGTTGGTTAGTTAGGCTGCAgcaatgaatggaagtcaatggaaagtccccaaacatctgtgtgtgtgtgtgtgtgtgtgtccgtgtgtatgtatgtgtgtgtgtgtgtgtctgtccgtccgtgtgtgtgtgtatgtgtgtccatgtgtgtgtgtgtgtccccgtccgtccgtgtgtgtgtgtccttgtgtgtgcgtgtgtccgtgtgtgtgcgtgtgtgtgtccgtgtgtgtgtgtgcccgtGTGTGTGCGTCCGCGTGTGTGTGTRTGTRTGTGTGTStgtgtgtccgtgtgtgtgtgtgtgtgtccgtatgtccgtgtgtgtgtccgtgtgtgtgtgtgtgtgcccgtGTGTGTgcgtccgtgtgtgtgtgtatgtNNNNNNNNNNNNNNNNNNNNNNNNNNNNNNNNNNNNNNNNNNNNNNNNNNNNNNNNNNNNNNNNNNNNNNNNNNNNNNNNNNNNNNNNNNNNNNNNNNNNNNNNNNNNNNNNNNNNNNNNNNNNNNNNNNNNNNNNNNNNNNNNNNNNNNNNNNNNNNNNNNNNNNNNNNNNNNNNNNNNNNNNNNNNNNNNNNNNNNNNNNNNNNNNNNNNNNNNNNNNNNNNNNNNNNNNNNNNNNNNNNNNNNNNNNNNNNNNNNNNNNNNNNNNNNNNNNNNNNNNNNNNNNNNNNNNNNNNNNNNNNNNNNNNNNNNNNNNNNNNNNNNNNNNNNNNNNNNNNNNNNNNNNNNNNNNNNNNNNNNNNNNNNNNNNNNNNNNNNNNNNNNNNNNNNNNNNNNNNNNNNNNNNNNNNNNNNNNNNNNNNNNNNNNNNNNNNNNNNNNNNNNNNNNNNNNNNNNNNNNNNNNNNNNNNNNNNNNNNNNNNNNNNNNNNNNNNNNNNNNNNNNNNNNNNNNNNNNNNNNNNNNNNNNNNNNNNNNNNNNNNNNNNNNNNNNNNNNNNNNNNNNNNNNNNNNNNNNNNNNNNNNNNNNNNNNNNNNNNNNNNNNNNNNNNNNNNNNNNNNNNNNNNNNNNNNNNNNNNNNNNNNNNNNNNNNNNNNNNNNNNNNNNNNNNNNNNNNNNNNNNNNNNNNNNNNNNNNNNNNNNNNNNNNNNNNNNNNNNNNNNNNNNNNNNNNNNNNNNNNNNNNNNNNNNNNNNNNNNNNNNNNNNNNNNNNNNNNNNNNNNNNNNNNNNNNNNNNNNNNNNNNNNNNNNNNNNNNNNNNNNNNNNNNNNNNNNNNNNNNNNNNNNNNNNNNNNNNNNNNNNNNNNNNNNNNNNNNNNNNNNNNNNNNNNNNNNNNNNNNNNNNNNNNNNNNNNNNNNNNNNNNNNNNNNNNNNNNNNNNNNNNNNNNNNNNNNNNNNNNNNNNNNNNNNNNNNNNNNNNNNNNNNNNNNNNNNNNNNNNNNNNNNNNNNNNNNNNNNNNNNNNNNNNNNNNNNNNNNNNNNNNNNNNNNNNNNNNNNNNNNNNNNNNNNNNNNNNNNNNNNNNNNNNNNNNNNNNNNNNNNNNNNNNNNNNNNNNNNNNNNNNNNNNNNNNNNNNNNNNNNNNNNNNNNNNNNNNNNNNNNNNNNNNNNNNNNNNNNNNNNNNNNNNNNNNNNNNNNNNNNNNNNNNNNNNNNNNNNNNNNNNNNNNNNNNNNNNNNNNNNNNNNNNNNNNNNNNNNNNNNNNNNNNNNNNNNNNNNNNNNNNNNNNNNNNNNNNNNNNNNNNNNNNNNNNNNNNNNNNNNNNNNNNNNNNNNNNNNNNNNNNNNNNNNNNNNNNNNNNNNNNNNNNNNNNNNNNNNNNNNNNNNNNNNNNNNNNNNNNNNNNNNNNNNNNNNNNNNNNNNNNNNNNNNNNNNNNNNNNNNNNNNNNNNNNNNNNNNNNNNNNNNNNNNNNNNNNNNNNNNNNNNNNNNNNNNNNNNNNNNNNNNNNNNNNNNNNNNNNNNNNNNNNNNNNNNNNNNNNNNNNNNNNNNNNNNNNNNNNNNNNNNNNNNNNNNNNNNNNNNNNNNNNNNNNNNNNNNNNNNNNNNNNNNNNNNNNNNNNNNNNNNNNNNNNNNNNNNNNNNNNNNNNNNNNNNNNNNNNNNNNNNNNNNNNNNNNNNNNNNNNNNNNNNNNNNNNNNNNNNNNNNNNNNNNNNNNNNNNNNNNNNNNNNNNNNNNNNNNNNNNNNNNNNNNNNNNNNNNNNNNNNNNNNNNNNNNNNNNNNNNNNNNNNNNNNNNNNNNNNNNNNNNNNNNNNNNNNNNNNNNNNNNNNNNNNNNNNNNNNNNNNNNNNNNNNNNNNNNNNNNNNNNNNNNNNNNNNNNNNNNNNNNNNNNNNNNNNNNNNNNNNNNNNNNNNNNNNNNNNNNNNNNNNNNNNNNNNNNNNNNNNNNNNNNNNNNNNNNNNNNNNNNNNNNNNNNNNNNNNNNNNNNNNNNNNNNNNNNNNNNNNNNNNNNNNNNNNNNNNNNNNNNNNNNNNNNNNNNNNNNNNNNNNNNNNNNNNNNNNNNNNNNNNNNNNNNNNNNNNNNNNNNNNNNNNNNNNNNNNNNNNNNNNNNNNNNNNNNNNNNNNNNNNNNNNNNatcagttaaatagcattttttgttttttaaatactgggatcattatgagaatctGAGGTaaagatattaggatccagtaggtggcagtagagcaacaataatggatgcaagctgctgttgaaatctaaagaagaagaagaagaggaaagcagccattttcatttagctcatgctagtagcaacacgaaggatcagaaCTTGAGGAAACCGGGTCAGTCAGTTCTGAAGAACCCGCTGTCATGGTCTCCACTAAATCAACACATTAAACTGCAGGAACCTCTCCATCAGGGCAGTTTGGACCCTGttggaccagaaccgggtcagaaccgggccggcTACCTGCTTGGTGCGGCGGGGGGCGGGGCTGCTGGGGGCGCTGCCTCTGGCCGGGGCGCGCAGCGGGTCCTGCGGTCGGTCCAACAGCTCCGCCGTCAGGCTGGGGAACGTCTCGTAGCTGTTGGACGAGAGACGCGTCAGGTCACACGGCACCTGGTGTGTTGGCTCCGCCCCCAGGGGGAGGAGCCTCACCTGTAGCGGGCGGGGCACTCGGCGCCGTCGGCCTCCTGCGGCTCCTCGGGCGGCATGATGAAGACGGTGTGTTCGCCGCCGCCGCTCTCGTCCAGGTCGATCAGCCGCACCTCCTCCGGCTTCTCCACGTCCACCTGGGGACCCAAAGGTCAGCGGGTCAACGGATGGTCAACAGAAGGTCACCGGGCCAAAAGAAGGAAACGATTTGCCCTCTGACCTTCTGGACGCACTCGTCAAAGAACTCGAGGCAGGCGTGGCGGTCGCTGACGAAGGAGCATTCCTCGATGAACTGGGTGAACATCTGGGTCCGGCTCAGCTGGGCGTACAGCTTCTGCTGGCTCCGGTCCCGAGACTTCAGGAAGCCTGCAGTCACAGGGTCAAAGGTCGCTCAGGGTCAGAGGCCGCAGCTCGACTGCAGAATCATAGAACATCACAGTGTCACTAACCAGCCGTCTTAGAAATGAAAGATTTGATCTAGACCCGTTTCTCACCTGCCCATCTCAGCATGTGATGAAATTAAACTTTCTAATGATGTGAGACACGAGGAGATACGAAACAAGCTGCTCCTCACTGTTCATAACATTTACCGTCATTTAGAAGCACAATTAAAGAACAATAGACTGGAGTTGctttaacagaaacaacataTTATTTTCTGCAGACTGGAGCGTGTTGGAGGAGAGCGCACCCTGCAGGTTGAACAGGGAGCTGCAGTCGGTGGTGGTGTCGGACGGCGCCTGCGTGATGGGCAGCAGGAAGGCGCGGTAGCCCCGCAGCAGGCAGCTCATGAAGCGCAGGAAGGCCTCCTGGAtctccagctccagctgcttCTGCCGCCGGTAGATCTGGTCGTAGTCGGTGAGCAGGAACTCCAGCGTCGCCTCCTCCTGGCCGGGGCTGCAAACTGCAGGCAGAAGCACAGcgtgacccctgacctctggCCGCTCTCCTGACACACTCAGCGGCCACTCACTCTTCTCCAGGGTCCGGTGCAGGTTGGTCAGTGTGCTGAACAGCGTCTTTCCGTGCTTCCTGGGTAGCGATCGCCATGACAACGGCTTCTTATCCTCTGACCTGCAGGGATCCCAACAAGAGCAGCTGATGATCTCCCCGTCGGCGGCCGCAGAAGCTGCGGCGACTCGGACTCACTGGAAGATGGTGTTTGTGTCCAGGTCGACGCAGATGACCTCCGGCGGGGGGTCGTAGAGGTCAAAGTAGCTGGAGTGAACGCCGACGATGAAAGGCATGGGCGCCAGCAGCACGTCGGCCATCTGCAGCGGGCACAGAGGGATGTAGGGGCAGAGCCAGCGCAGCGGGAAGGTCATCTGCACACACAGGGAGAGCAGCATGTAGCTTCAGTCAGAATAACAGGTTTTAGTCataaatgagcagaaatgaCTTCATTAACAAGTCAGAGGCTCTGCTGAGGGTCAGAAGATCAAATCTAGTTCTGTTTATGATGGTGGTGTGTAATTCTGTAATAATGCTGCATAATCCAGAGGATAAACAACGTCTTTCACAGAGCAAAGGTCTGCAACAGGGCGGCCATGACATTTCtgattaatttaacattttctctatATCTAttcaacatttataaaatgataaaactgatcaaatgaaGTGTGAAACACAGTATGATCAATATGTGatcatattgttttgtttactccTGTGTTGTACCGAGTTACACCACAGGGGGCggtgctgctgcttttccagTCCTCACAGACACATGAAGAAGGGCACAGAGAGAAAGGATTCTCCGTCTTATTTTAGTTAATTCCAGGTTATTAACACCCACTAAGCACATGAATATGATTCCCATAAAGTCTTCATCATCTACCATTTATTATCCCATCAACCAGTTTTATGTGGACGATGATATGAGAGCGAAATAACTGCGATACTGGGTTAGCATTTCGGCGCTAGCATGCTAGTAGCCCCACTAGTTTACCCCACTAGTTTAGCAGCCAAGTGCTAAACTAGCATTTTTCCAcgctaatgcataattgtgaattcactaaaaattcacaaaaacataGTTAAAAACATCGGGCTTCAGTGatgccaactcccacctgcaggtggcagtatcaGTTACCGCCACCTGTCTGCAGCCGTCAGtgatcaagaaacaaaatatcatACATGAGCGCAAAGGACCAGGCTAAGAACCGTCCCTCAACTGCAACATTTCTGATTAATTAACACAtttagaaccagaaccggctccTCCGGGTCTGCCCAGACCCGACCAGGTTCTGTTTCAGGAGGAGGGCGGAGTCTTACAGAGACCAGGGCCTCGCTGACGGAGGTCAGGACGTCGGGTCGCAGcgagtgcagcagcagcttgtgttCGGTGAGGACGGCAAGCAGCAGCGTGCAGGAGTTCTCTGGACCCAGGTTCTGGAGCAGCTTCAGGAAGCTCGCCCCGCTgccgcgcacacacacacacacacacacacacacacacacacacacacactgttagCATGAAAATCATGAGACGTCATGAAGCGTTTCGACCCAAAGCAAAACtctgtcactcaatactgacacctgctggacattaataATCACTACAGGCAACGCAGCGATTTGATGACCTGGTTTATACAATAAggtttaagtctttgtattttattgcatattacatgttgtattatgtcatatcttcaggtaaatttaaaatattttcaataaaacatgtgaacatgaaccataaagtgaaaatgtaagtGAATGTTTGGGATGAGGATGGATGGACTGTTTTCTTCccacagatttttataaaaaaaaaaaaaacgttattccaacattttaaaatttagcctgttacgcttttttgacaaaacttctgctgtagaagAAAATGAAGTAAACTCTACATTTACAGYGAASCCTTGTGTTTCTTAGGGGYTGCGTTCAGAAAATAACCCGTGAAGTAGTTCCCTTTatgttttacagttattacacagcattaataaataaatacattaaaccaaagaacaaaacctgttttcaggtcagcggatgttcATCAATCAGCATTAATGTGATCCAGTCGGTCATTACAGCTTCTCCTCCAAGCTGCACCAGATTCACAGCTGGATCTACAGCAGAGCSACGGATCTCATCAACGAGCCTCCGGTCcggttctgctgcctctggctACAGTTTTATTCtccagcagacattgaaagtttcagtttccatctcctgatggccaatctgtattaaacaccgtaaCGTTATYGGCACTCAGGAAGCgcagagactgtttttaccaatcatttGGTCAATCAGGACGAAGaacactggaaaaaaactgcaccGAAAAATCTGCGATATCGTGAAAAGTGAACGGCGTTACAGCGAGGAGGGATCACTGTGTATGAAATGATTTATAATAAAGACGGAGtcatttgtagaatggctgcatatctgagtttatctggGACTTTATTCTCATGCCTCATGATGCCTCAGCgttgaaaaggtggatttatttaaataagacagtttagtgaAACATATGCGActcttaacctgcagaacatatgaaagtaaactaaaagtcagtttcagctcAATTTGGGTTCagattaagtagaaactgacaagaaccggatgaaaaaaatgaaaacaaatttattttccaatataagatcaaaatggtcccacagaggaaacatttcctctgaagctgctccatagatgaTGCTGTAAAAGGTCAATAATCCGTTTGGctaatgcttttgacagattcgcttccttataaaccCAGTTTTACGCGTTAATGTCATTTGGAAGCACTTCCTGtatcggtcacgtgacttgctgaaacgcGCAGCGACACGGTTTGCTCTGtgggcttgatgcatgcgccGACGCGTCGGTGACGCCGGACCAGCTACAACAAAACGACTTAATCAGGCGAGTCTCTGAGGAATTAAAGGAACAGTTCAACATTTAATCTGAGTGTTTACTGAGGTTTGGTGTTCCTCAGGGTTCTGTATCCGACCCAGTCGCACTCACCTGAGTGGGAGTGGGGAGGAGACCGGCTGGCAGAGCAGCAGGTTGTCGTACGGCGAGAGCTGCAACACAGATGGGAAAATTAAACCATGAAGGGAAATGaaggattcccccggaggagctggagcaAGTGGCAGGgcagagggaagtctgggcctcccttcttagGCTGCTGACCCCACGACCCCGGATAACTGGAAGAAGACGGAGGGTCGGATGGATGGACCTGAAGTCTGTCGGGTCTTCAGCAGGTCCAGACAGAGATCAGGCGATATGCTGATGATACCGAGTTACATGCAAGGCCTcgtctggtttttatttatctagTCTCTTATCCAGAGTTGAAACTTTTCTGGTATCAGTTGCCAGGTTGACAGGTGTGTTTGAGGTTTACCTGAACGAGGATCCGCGGACGCTGAGGGGAAGGGAACGGAACGTTGTGCATGAAGCTGGAGATGTGTCTGcagaaacagagacagagaagaagaaatgcagACCCCTTAAACGAAGAacttttttatctgaaaacacGGCTGAGCGGAAAGGAAGGATTCGGACTTCTCGAGCGGCAGGACGTGCGGCCCGGAGATGGAGTATCTGTAGATGAAGGTGAGGAACTTCTGGAAGACGGTGAAGAAGGGCCAGTGGGACAGGACGCAGATGCTCTTCTTGGCGTGCAGACTGCGGCTGGTGATGGGCCGGCGGTCCACCACGCTGAGCAGGCCGAGCCGGACGTTCTGCCGCTCAGACAGGAGATCCCTGGAGAACGACTCGTAGAACTGGATGGCAGCGCCGTAGACCTGCAGGAACAGATGGGGTTACTCGACGCTGCCGTTCGCCGCCTCTCTGGTCGTCTTTGGACACACCTTGTCTCCGGAGGCGGACGTGAGGACAAAGGTGGAAAAGACGGGCAGCTGGTACTTGGAGTTCAGCGGCCAGCTCTCCACGGAGACGCCCATCGGCAGACAGAAGACCGGCACTGACTCGGGAAGAGGGAACGCCTCCAGGTCCTCCTCTGGGTACCGGCTGATCAGACCTGCAGAACACAGAGGGTTGGATCAGGGTTGGATCAGCAAGGCCGGGCCGTTCAGAATCTGAGGGTGCAGACAGAGGAGAGGATCTCTGTGCTTCACGCAGTGACTTCTGTCCAAAAACACCGATGTATGAAGCTTTTCTTCGGACTCTGGCTGTCGATGTCCAGTCTGGGGCANNNNNNNNNNNNNNNNNNNNNNNNNNNNNNNNNNNNNNNNNNNNNNNNNNNNNNNNNNNNNNNNNNNNNNNNNNNNNNNNNNNNNNNNNNNNNNNNNNNNNNNNNNNNNNNNNNNNNNNNNNNNNNNNNNNNNNNNNNNNNNNNNNNNNNNNNNNNNNNNNNNNNNNNNNNNNNNNNNNNNNNNNNNNNNNNNNNNNNNNNNNNNNNNNNNNNNNNNNNNNNNNNNNNNNNNNNNNNNNNNNNNNNNNNNNNNNNNNNNNNNNNNNNNNNNNNNNNNNNNNNNNNNNNNNNNNNNNNNNNNNNNNNNNNNNNNNNNNNNNNNNNNNNNNNNNNNNNNNNNNNNNNNNNNNNNNNNNNNNNNNNNNNNNNNNNNNNNNNNNNNNNNNNNNNNNNNNNNNNNNNNNNNNNNNNNNNNNNNNNNNNNNNNNNNNNNNATATTTAGCTTAGCACTGCTAATCTGCTAATAGTAAAgctaatatttagcttagcactttaacatttttggtAACTTACCAAATACCATGCTGGAacagcactttagcattagcggaTCTAATATTTATGATTAGCGCATTAGCGTTAGCAACTCAGCCAGCTAACTCTTAAGTTATTGATTCCCACCACTGATGTCTCTATTGTTAGAAAACCTGGCTGCTAGGAACCGGACTGGGAACCCAGACCCAGATCTCGTCCATCTGCAGCCTCTGGTACTACAGGAAGTAGCTGAGCGCCGACTCACTGGCTTCGAACACCAGGGCGTTGGCTTTGGCCACGGCTCTCTTGTAGCAGACGTGCAGAGCTGGACCCCACTGCAGAAACAGGACCCATTAGTATTCACACCCTCACAGAGCAGGTCCGGACCGCCTCCACTGCTCACCATGCCCGTGTTGAGGTTCTTGTCGACCCGACAGAATGTGTGCGGCGCCACCTCCCCCTTGCCGGGCACCAGCAGGGCGATGTCGGTGACGCCCAGCGTGTGCAGGCCCTGCGAGTCCAGGGCCCGGCGGTACATGAGGAAGACCCGGTGGGCTGTGGGGGCGCCGCCGGAGCT
Coding sequences within:
- the dennd4b gene encoding LOW QUALITY PROTEIN: DENN domain-containing protein 4B (The sequence of the model RefSeq protein was modified relative to this genomic sequence to represent the inferred CDS: substituted 3 bases at 3 genomic stop codons); translated protein: MRRPSSYFEGLFRKQSAVLRPSSSSSSSPPLEPELLTWTEPGWHRPDHDPPSSHLRVEPAVTSSEGHSGGMTDEKCPQLVDYFVVAGLDPAGPWRSLDEDGRASSSSSSSSSSPAAAAVRAAEPVTDLAVIARGLGEEVPEGFTCIEKTLGGHSAELSAGLINNPHLYLCYRRGRDKPPVLDLGVLYEGKEQPKQGWYVIETTPYSRSASLSSGGAPTAHRVFLMYRRALDSQGLHTLGVTDIALLVPGKGEVAPHTFCRVDKNLNTGMWGPALHVCYKRAVAKANALVFEASLISRYPEEDLEAFPLPESVPVFCLPMGVSVESWPLNSKYQLPVFSTFVLTSASGDKVYGAAIQFYESFSRDLLSERQNVRLGLLSVVDRRPITSRSLHAKKSICVLSHWPFFTVFQKFLTFIYRYSISGPHVLPLEKHISSFMHNVPFPSPQRPRILVQLSPYDNLLLCQPVSSPLPLSGASFLKLLQNLGPENSCTLLLAVLTEHKLLLHSLRPDVLTSVSEALVSMTFPLRWLCPYIPLCPLQMADVLLAPMPFIVGVHSSYFDLYDPPPEVICVDLDTNTIFQSEDKKPLSWRSLPRKHGKTLFSTLTNLHRTLEKICSPGQEEATLEFLLTDYDQIYRRQKQLELEIQEAFLRFMSCLLRGYRAFLLPITQAPSDTTTDCSSLFNLQGFLKSRDRSQQKLYAQLSRTQMFTQFIEECSFVSDRHACLEFFDECVQKVDVEKPEEVRLIDLDESGGGEHTVFIMPPEEPQEADGAECPARYSYETFPSLTAELLDRPQDPLRAPARGSAPSSPAPRRTKQVAGPVLTRFWSNRVQTALMERCLGTFHXLPFIAAAXLTNRNSIHTVVLNLTPDPKPAFPLMGPRLRSHSVACVRKMVPTRYYRHTPXSFRLTAVFPPQAVLECKWPSTNQGGRLRWAKLRNVLLAVAQFRQPIKQRRKSGSVGSRGAMMEPDQKPRPQSALIRQSSWSGLSESSSHESLTGSLVKSSSLSSMKTPTVSGLTVCKKSPVLHGSGTNGDTVHRKPPLGRREASAPPAAPPGGVVVRRSEVCLSTFYTESELDCSCEPEERLSRSNRSGSSGGKNKARTVDENSNHVSSPSRGGLAGKLQQLLTPTKHRASVRRAASVENRRSGGGIGRKVSDQRQSRKSQVAETLLKAKERLVNATSESSLSVGSDLDLADTPTAAYPLRRSWDANQEGAGIEVLMSSCSLCRSCNSLVYDEEIMAGWTSDDSNLNSSCPFCAASFVPFLNAEICDPGPVSSAERCTMNMEDEVESAVRPPSGHEASLRPQCNGLSDDSSSETSTYSETSKATTVSSVGGTPQVTVAYLSPLVLRKELESLLENEGESVLAQPQFLDSHSIIFWNLVWYFQRLGLPSNLLQLVRRSPLVSHFTQSENSAVRVRLLWDTLSPDTDQWPPLYVLWRIHSGAPMRSYSWRRHNHPFTLSFLEEVLRWVGMNEVHKAITLFLDTLEKQPGSPQTQRSLYREMLFLTLAAMGKDHVAAFDKKYKTAFLRLSSSLGRDELRRKRAQPPSTKAVDCRRSFHPPLEC